Proteins encoded within one genomic window of Humulus lupulus chromosome 1, drHumLupu1.1, whole genome shotgun sequence:
- the LOC133834525 gene encoding uncharacterized protein LOC133834525 isoform X1, which produces MHNLDPPYAHNDVKPGNVLITHGKGQPPLAILMDFGSALPARRQIQSRSEALQLQVFFLFPQSNTDTHMQCISYPTMNDIHPMLWYLYEEWASEHCSSPFRAPELWDCPSNADIDERADIWSLGCTLYVIMR; this is translated from the exons ATGCACAATTTAGATCCACCATATGCTCATAATGATGTCAAGCCTGGTAATGTCCTCATAACTCATGGGAAAGGACAACCACCACTAGCCATATTGATGGATTTTGGCAGTGCTCTGCCTGCAAGGAGGCAGATTCAATCTCGTTCTGAGGCACTACAATTGCAGGTGTTTTTTTTGTTCCCCCAGTCAAACACAGACACACACATGCAATGCATCAGTTACCCTACTATGAATGACATTCATCCAATGCTTTGGTATTTGTATGAG GAATGGGCATCTGAGCATTGTTCATCACCTTTTCGAGCTCCTGAGTTGTGGGATTGTCCAAGTAATGCAGATATCGATGAGAGAGCTGATATTTGGTCATTAGGATGCACTTTATATGTGATAATGCGATAA
- the LOC133834525 gene encoding uncharacterized protein LOC133834525 isoform X2 — MHNLDPPYAHNDVKPGNVLITHGKGQPPLAILMDFGSALPARRQIQSRSEALQLQEWASEHCSSPFRAPELWDCPSNADIDERADIWSLGCTLYVIMR, encoded by the exons ATGCACAATTTAGATCCACCATATGCTCATAATGATGTCAAGCCTGGTAATGTCCTCATAACTCATGGGAAAGGACAACCACCACTAGCCATATTGATGGATTTTGGCAGTGCTCTGCCTGCAAGGAGGCAGATTCAATCTCGTTCTGAGGCACTACAATTGCAG GAATGGGCATCTGAGCATTGTTCATCACCTTTTCGAGCTCCTGAGTTGTGGGATTGTCCAAGTAATGCAGATATCGATGAGAGAGCTGATATTTGGTCATTAGGATGCACTTTATATGTGATAATGCGATAA
- the LOC133777715 gene encoding probable protein NAP1: protein MKLFEGGELDRKVMEKASCQNYSHTPWESEKGDVYERQTYYKFDKCISRYRGETRSTKQRSPISDSIGWIIEEFILLILVLIIIILNLYPYHPRYPDILTNSAHPMRAQDLANVTSYREWVLFGYLVCPDELLHVTSIDIAMVVLKENLVLTLFRDEYILLHEEYQLYVLPRILESKRTAKSGRTKQKEEDLEYSVAKQVEKMISE, encoded by the exons ATGAAGCTGTTTGAGGGTGGTGAGTTGGACCGTAAAGTTATGGAGAAAGCCAGTTGTCAAAACTATTCCCACACCCCATGGGAATCAGAGAAAGGTGATGTCTATGAAAGGCAAACTTATTACAAATTTGACAAGTGTATTTCCCGTTACAGAGGAGAGACAAGAAGTACTAAGCAAAGAAGCCCCATTTCTGATAGTATTGGATGGATTATTGAAGAG TTTATACTTTTGATTTTGGTGCTGATAATAATAATATTGAATCTATACCCATATCATCCTCGATATCCAGATATTCTTACAAATTCTGCTCATCCAATG AGAGCCCAGGATCTTGCAAATGTTACTTCTTATCGAGAATGGGTGTTATTTGGGTATCTTGTTTGTCCAGATGAGCTGCTTCATGTTACTAGCATCGATATTGCTATG GTGGTACTGAAAGAAAATCTAGTTCTAACATTATTTAGGGATGAG TATATACTTCTGCATGAGGAATATCAGCTCTATGTTCTACCCAGAATTTTGGAATCAAAGAGGACGGCAAAATCTGGACGCACCAAGCAAAAAGAAGAAGATTTGGAATATAGTGTTGCAAAGCAGGTTGAAAAAATGATTAG TGAGTAG